The window GACTCAGATCTCTTTCAGCTCGGTGGTCATCTGCTGCATGACCTTCTTCGCGTCGCCGTAGATCATCATCGCGTTCGGGTACTCGAACAGCTCGTTCTTGATGCCCGCGTAGCCGGGGCTGAGGCTGCGCTTGATGATGAACACCGAGCGCGCCTCGTGCGCGTTCAGGATGGGCATGCCGAAGATGGGGCTCTTCGGGTCCGTGTTGGCCGGGTTCACCACGTCGTTCGCGCCCACCACGATGACCGCGTCGGTGTTCTTGAACTCACCGTTGATCTGGTCCATCTCGATGAGCTGCTCGTAGGGCACGTCGGCTTCCGCGAGGAGCACGTTCATGTGACCCGGCATGCGGCCCGCCACCGGGTGGATGGCGTAGGTCACCTTGGTGCCGCGCTTGATCATCTCGTCCGCCAGCTCGCGGCAGGTGTGCTGCGCCTGAGCCACGGCCAAGCCGTAGCCCGGGATGATGATGACGCTCTCGGCTGCGTCCAGCACCATGGCCGCCTCTTCGGCGCCGCAGGAGGTGACCGAGTGGTACTCCTGGTCGCCCAGGTCCACGCCTTCGTTGGAGCCGAAGCCGCCCACCAAGACGTTGAGCAGCGAGCGGTTCATG is drawn from Sandaracinaceae bacterium and contains these coding sequences:
- a CDS encoding NAD(P)(+) transhydrogenase (Re/Si-specific) subunit beta → SSRHGTADQTVAALVTGGAASAVTIALSIIVGGITFTGSVLALLKLKEKLNKGAPIMLPGRHVINAVLLLGAIAGIGHLGFMAVGPDSIIVSALVVTAISLVLGVLLVIPIGGADMPVVVSLLNSYSGIAAAMAGFVINSPLLIVVGATVGAAGLILTQIMCVAMNRSLLNVLVGGFGSNEGVDLGDQEYHSVTSCGAEEAAMVLDAAESVIIIPGYGLAVAQAQHTCRELADEMIKRGTKVTYAIHPVAGRMPGHMNVLLAEADVPYEQLIEMDQINGEFKNTDAVIVVGANDVVNPANTDPKSPIFGMPILNAHEARSVFIIKRSLSPGYAGIKNELFEYPNAMMIYGDAKKVMQQMTTELKEI